One Oncorhynchus keta strain PuntledgeMale-10-30-2019 chromosome 11, Oket_V2, whole genome shotgun sequence DNA window includes the following coding sequences:
- the ruvbl2 gene encoding ruvB-like 2 has product MAAQMATTKVPEVRDITRIERIGAHSHIRGLGLDDALEPRQVSQGMVGQLASRRAAGLILEMIKDGHIAGRAVLIAGQPGTGKTAIAMGIAQSLGTDTPFTAMAGSEIFSLEMSKTEALSQAFRKAIGVRIKEETEIIEGEVVEIQIDRPATGTGAKVGKLTLKTTEMETIYDLGSKMIESLSKERVQAGDVITIDKATGKISKLGRSFTRARDYDAMGAQTQFVQCPEGELQKRKEVVHTVSLHEIDVINSRTQGFLALFSGDTGEIKSEVREQINAKVSEWREEGKAEIIPGVLFIDEVHMLDMECFSFLNRALESDLSPVLIMATNRGITRIRGTNYQSPHGIPIDLLDRLLIIATSPYTEKETRQILKIRCEEEDVELSEEAHTVLTRIGQETSLRYAIQLISTAGLVCRKRRGTEVQVEDIKRVYSLFLDESRSSQYMKEYQDSFLFNETTQPTMDTS; this is encoded by the exons ATGGCAGCACAG ATGGCGACGACGAAGGTTCCAGAAGTCCGTGACATCACCAGGATTGAGAGAATCG GAGCTCATTCTCACATCCGTGGGCTTGGGTTGGATGATGCCTTGGAACCTCGTCAG gtgtcccaggGGATGGTTGGCCAGCTGGCGTCCCGTCGTGCAGCTGGTCTCATCCTGGAGATGATTAAAGATGGCCACATCGCTGGCAGGGCTGTCCTGATTGCTGGCCAACCTGGCACTGGGAAAACTGCCATCGCTATGG GTATTGCCCAGTCCCTTGGCACAGACACCCCCTTCACAGCCATGGCCGGCAGTGAGATTTTCTCTCTGGAGATGAGCAAGACCGAGGCCCTCAGCCAGGCCTTCAGGAAAGCCATCGGAGTCCGGATCAA agaggagactgagatCATTGAAGGAGAAGTGGTGGAGATTCAGATTGACAGACCAGCCACTGGAACG GGTGCTAAAGTGGGTAAGCTGACCCTGAAGACTACAGAGATGGAGACTATCTATGACCTGGGCAGTAAGATGATCGAGAGCCTCAGTAAAGAACGAGTTCAGGCAGG GGATGTAATCACCATTGATAAAGCCACAGGGAAGATTAGCAAGCTGGGCCGCTCCTTCACCAGAGCCAGAGACTACGATGCTATGGGAGCACAG ACACAGTTTGTCCAGTGTCCTGAGGGGGAGCTACAGAAGAGGAAGGAGGTGGTGCACACAGTGTCCCTCCATGAGATAGATGTCATAAACAGCCGTACACAGGGGTTCCTGGCCCTGTTCTCTGGTGATACCGGAGAGATCAAGTCTGAGGTCCGCGAACAGATTAATGCAAAGGTGtctgagtggagggaggagggcaagGCTGAGATCATCCctggg GTGCTGTTCATCGACGAGGTGCACATGCTGGACATGGAGTGTTTCTCTTTCCTGAACCGAGCCCTGGAGAGTGACCTTTCACCTGTCCTCATCATGGCCACCAACAGAGGCATCACCCG TATCCGAGGCACCAACTACCAGAGTCCCCATGGTATCCCTATAGATCTACTGGACCGCCTCCTCATCATTGCTACCTCCCCCTACACTGAGAAAGAGACACGGCAGATCCTCAAGATCCG gtgtgaggaggaggatgtggagctGAGTGAGGAGGCTCACACTGTCCTGACACGTATCGGCCAGGAGACATCGCTGCGTTACGCCATCCAGCTTATCAGCACCGCAGGCCTGGTGTGTCGCAAGCGCAGG GGAACAGAGGTGCAGGTGGAGGACATTAAGAGGGTCTACTCTCTCTTCCTGGACGAGTCCAGATCCTCACAGTACATGAAGGAGTACCAAGATTCATTCCTTTTCAATGAAACAACAC AACCTACAATGGACACCTCTTAA